The nucleotide window AGCTAAATTAGCAAATGCCAGCATAGTAGATCGCCAATATGGGTTTGTTGGGGGATATTCCAGTTTAGACAACCAGCAGTCTAAATGGCAATTTAGCCCTGGAGAAACATATAGTTTAGAACAAGGATTATTACAGTTAAAAGATTCTTTCTCTACTAGGGAAGGCTACGAGTTGGTCTATACCAACATCACCTACGCTGGTATGGCGGGCGCTCCAGTTTTAGATACTCAGGGACGAGTAATTGGCATTCATGGTGCAGTTGAAGGAGAAGTAGTAGTTGATCAAAAAACAGGAGATTATGGACACATTCAGACGGGATATAGTTTAGGTATTCCTATTAACACTTTTCTGAATTTAGCCAATCGCTTCAATCTTAATTCTGAATCGTTACAAGTTCAATCTTCTCCCCGTGCTCAACTTAATACAGCGCAAAAAGATGCTATTAAAAAAGCATTGCTAAGTATTAATATACCTAAAAGCAATGCCCAAGCTTCAGTATGGATAAAACGAGGAAATCAATTGTGGCGGTTAGGTCGATATGATGAAGCCATAGGAGCTTTTGAGCAAGCAATTAAACAAAACCCTGCCTACGTGCATTTAGCTTGGTATGGAAAAGGTATGGTATTAGCAAGTCAGGATAAGTATAGTGAGGCGGTAGCGGCTTTTGAGCAAGCTATTAGAAATAAACCAAATTTCTACCCTGCTTTAAAAGAGCAAAGCATAGCACTTCAGCAATTAAATCAATTAGAAAGTGCTTTAGTAGCAATAGATAAAGCCATTCTGATTCAGCCAGAAGATGCTAATCTCTACTTGAGAAAAAGCTTATTGTTAAAAGAATTGAAACGCTATCCAGAAAGTATTGCTGCTATTACAAAAGCTATTCAAATCAGCCCTCGCGCTGATGTTTACAATCAGCGAGGTAATATTTATCAACTTCAAAAGCAGTGGAATTTAGCAATAGTTGACTTCAACAAAGCGATTGAAATTAATCCTGTGAATACTGATACTTATATTAATCGGGGGTTGGTTTATTACAATATGAAAGAATGGGACTTAGCTCTAGCTGATTTCAATCAAGCCATGCAAACTAATCCTCAGTATGTTGATGCCTACTTCAATATTGGCTTGGTCAATTATGAAATGAACGAAACCCAAGAAGCAATACAACGGTGGCAGCAGGTTACTAATTTAGATAAAAAGCAAGCAAAACCTCAAATGGCACTAGCTGTGGCATTGTATAACAAAGGTGAATCAGAAAAAGCTTTTGAGATGGCTGAGGCAGCGTTGCATTTAGATAAACGCTTGGCAGATATAGCTTATGTTACAGAAAATTTGTGGGGCGATCGCATAATTGCAGATACTCAAAAATTCTTTGCCACCTCTAAAATGCAAGCATATCTCTCGCCGATGCAAGGGTTGTCTAGTACGGGTGATAAATAACTACAGCCGTATGGTGCGTTAGGCTGTAATTACAACTCAAAAATGCGATCGCACATCTAACTTCAGCATCATCAACTGGTGCG belongs to Oculatellaceae cyanobacterium and includes:
- a CDS encoding tetratricopeptide repeat-containing serine protease family protein; amino-acid sequence: MLKTFPLHQPLTLIACLLLLPTPVLAKNSTLELNLNSNHQQIIAQDAPLLEELQEIAAQITVKIDSNNNGGSGVIIGKKQQTYLVITNAHVTYGDNNFRIHTADGVIHQAQLVPNTKFSNPDLALLQFRSNKQYEIADINTSNLRQEIPVLAAGYSGETNKIVYRQGKITQLPEQAFKGGYQIGYSSDIVQGMSGGAILDNQGGLIGINGRSAYPILNSGYVYEDGSRPIPEEIKQFRRSSWGIPIQTFLAQVNLETLTAYSLPFPVQKSTIPQPRLKGWLGDLEQKAKQFIVRIDSSTTANGSGVIIAKSGEIYTILTTAHVLCERASATKSCENYRYQIVAPDGKAYAIIPDSIKIQPGVDLAIAQFSSPATYPVAKLANASIVDRQYGFVGGYSSLDNQQSKWQFSPGETYSLEQGLLQLKDSFSTREGYELVYTNITYAGMAGAPVLDTQGRVIGIHGAVEGEVVVDQKTGDYGHIQTGYSLGIPINTFLNLANRFNLNSESLQVQSSPRAQLNTAQKDAIKKALLSINIPKSNAQASVWIKRGNQLWRLGRYDEAIGAFEQAIKQNPAYVHLAWYGKGMVLASQDKYSEAVAAFEQAIRNKPNFYPALKEQSIALQQLNQLESALVAIDKAILIQPEDANLYLRKSLLLKELKRYPESIAAITKAIQISPRADVYNQRGNIYQLQKQWNLAIVDFNKAIEINPVNTDTYINRGLVYYNMKEWDLALADFNQAMQTNPQYVDAYFNIGLVNYEMNETQEAIQRWQQVTNLDKKQAKPQMALAVALYNKGESEKAFEMAEAALHLDKRLADIAYVTENLWGDRIIADTQKFFATSKMQAYLSPMQGLSSTGDK